In the genome of Physeter macrocephalus isolate SW-GA chromosome 20, ASM283717v5, whole genome shotgun sequence, one region contains:
- the LOC102977765 gene encoding LOW QUALITY PROTEIN: olfactory receptor 6-like (The sequence of the model RefSeq protein was modified relative to this genomic sequence to represent the inferred CDS: inserted 2 bases in 2 codons): MNPPTLHTLHPHTPEPCKPLAQVLLTPGEPAGHLMEVVSFLRREGPWPESSMERQSLGARVEEAREHGHTHSHACPCTWRWDREQYAPESIHMSVEVRGVSARTGVQAPRPPCQVLAQGEVRAGLRGSQCCSSFEKGYSAPMQLSRPGPLPSTHHTCISPLSRVLRSDPPPPGKALRNSTNSTETLVTDVILLGFPELCHLQGLLLGSFFTIYMVTLLESLAIVVTMKASRPRHTPVYYFLANLSVLETLYTSVTIPKLRTGLLVSARTISFSGCLTQLFLFLSLGSPECFLLATMACDRFLAICHLLHQPAIMDSRLCXSLALSAWLGGFLVSFVSMALTSCLRLCGPNVLNHFSYDISPGLQLCCSGTITIEVLDFVAALAVLATFLPVTVVVSCAHIVAKVLSIPGGSGCQKAYSTCASHLALVAIFYTTTIFMYAWPHAVISFDFNKLVSVIYLVVTPRLNPNIYCXQNHGIREALAKLHQAPGPS, encoded by the exons ATgaaccctcccaccctccacaccctccacccccacACCCCCGAGCCCTGCAAACCTCTGGCCCAGGTTTTGCTCACCCCTGGAGAGCCGGCTGGCCATCTGATGGAAGTGGTGTCCTTCCTGAGGCGCGAGGGGCCCTGGCCAGAGAGCAGCATGGAGCGGCAGTCCCTGGGGGCCCGCGTGGAGGAGGCCAGGGAA catgggcaCACGCACTCCCACGCCTGTCCGTGTACCTGGCGCTGGGACAGGGAACAGTACGCACCTGAGAGCATCCACATGAGTGTGGAGGTAAGAGGTGTATCTGCGCGCACTGGTGTGCAGGCGCCGAGGCCCCCTTGCCAGGTGTTAGCTCAGGGCGAGGTGCGTGCTGGGCTGAGAGGAAGTCAGTGCTGCAGCAGCTTTGAGAAGGGTTACAGTGCCCCCATGCAGCTCTCACGACCCGGCCCCCTGCCCAGCACACATCACACCTGCATCTCTCCGCTGTCCAGGGTACTCAGAAGTGACCCCCCCCCGCCAGGGAAGGCTCTGAGAAACTCCACCAACTCCACTGAGACCTTGGTGACAGATGTCatcctgctgggcttccctgagCTGTGCCACCTTCAGGGGCTGCTGCTTGGGTCATTCTTCACGATCTACATGGTGACTCTCCTGGAGAGCCTGGCCATCGTGGTGACCATGAAAGCCAGCCGTCCACGGCACACACCCGTGTACTACTTCCTGGCCAACCTGTCAGTGCTGGAGACCCTCTACACCTCGGTCACCATCCCCAAGCTGCGGACTGGCCTCCTAGTCTCGGCGAGGACCATCTCCTTCTCAGGCTGCCTCACCCAGctgttcctcttcctctcccttggcTCCCCTGAGTGCTTCCTCCTGGCCACCATGGCCTGTGACCGGTTCCTAGCCATCTGCCACCTGCTGCACCAGCCAGCCATCATGGACTCGAGGCTCT TGAGTCTAGCCCTCAGCGCCTGGCTGGGTGGCTTCCTGGTCTCCTTTGTGTCCATGGCTCTCACctcctgcctcaggctctgcGGCCCCAACGTCCTCAATCACTTCTCCTATGACATCTCACCCGGGCTGCAGCTCTGCTGCTCCGGCACCATCACCATCGAAGTGCTGGACTTCGTGGCAGCCCTGGCTGTGCTCGCGACCTTCCTGCCAGTGACCGTGGTGGTCTCCTGTGCCCACATCGTGGCCAAGGTGCTGAGCATTCCAGGAGGGTCCGGCTGCCAGAAGGCCTACTCCACCTGTGCTTCCCACCTGGCGCTGGTGGCCATCTTCTACACCACCACCATCTTCATGTACGCCTGGCCTCACGCCGTCATCTCCTTCGACTTCAACAAGCTGGTGTCCGTGATCTACTTGGTTGTGACCCCACGGCTCAACCCCAACATCTACT TGCAGAACCATGGCATCAGGGAGGCCCTGGCCAAACTCCACCAGGCCCCTGGCCCCTCCTAG
- the SPRN gene encoding shadow of prion protein, whose translation MNWTAAACWALLLAATFLCDSGAAKGGRGGARGSARGGLRGGARGASRVRVRPAPRYAGSSLRVAAGAAAGAAAGAAAGLAAGSSWRRAVGPGEHGPEDDEDGAPGGNGTKRSVYSYRAWTSGAGPTGDPHLCLLLGGALGALGLLRP comes from the coding sequence ATGAACTGGACTGCCGCCGCGTGCTGGGCTCTGCTGCTAGCGGCCACCTTCCTCTGCGACAGCGGCGCGGCCAAGGGTGGCCGTGGCGGGGCTCGCGGCAGCGCCCGGGGCGGGCTGCGCGGGGGCGCGCGTGGGGCCTCGAGGGTGCGCGTGAGGCCTGCGCCCCGCTACGCCGGCTCCTCGCTGCGCGTGGCCGCGGGCGCGGCGGCGGGGGCAGCGGCGGGGGCAGCCGCGGGCCTGGCGGCGGGCTCGAGCTGGAGGAGGGCCGTGGGGCCCGGGGAGCATGGCCCGGAGGACGACGAGGACGGCGCACCCGGCGGCAACGGAACGAAGCGAAGCGTCTACAGCTACCGGGCGTGGACTTCGGGCGCGGGGCCCACGGGCGACCCTCACCTGTGCCTGCTGCTGGGCGGCGCCCTAGGCGCCCTGGGGCTGCTGCGGCCCTAG